The Chryseobacterium geocarposphaerae genome window below encodes:
- a CDS encoding sterol desaturase family protein, whose product MMDYFMSENGLESVYAWAIPVHAAVILAEMIYSSVAQAHLYSRKDLFTNIYLALMNFGLDLVMKAFAMGVMFFFFSFRLFDFDMGTWYYWVLCFLATDLAYYFHHLVDHKSRAFWAVHITHHNSEYFNLTTGFRSPVFQPLYRYLFFSPLAFLGFNPWTIMVCYAVGQVYGTWVHTQTVKKMGFLEYILVTPSHHRVHHGCNIKYLDRNMGMVFIFWDKIFGTFEPEDPKVPVKFGIYPKMPDDGPITTLLYEWQKIAKDLKQPNLTIKDRFNYIFNSPGWRHDGTGKTVKDYQREYWEKKNRKKEQIHEKSA is encoded by the coding sequence ATGATGGATTATTTTATGAGTGAGAATGGATTGGAAAGCGTTTATGCTTGGGCTATTCCTGTTCATGCTGCCGTTATTTTAGCGGAAATGATTTATAGCAGCGTAGCACAGGCGCATTTGTACAGTCGAAAAGATCTCTTTACCAATATATATCTTGCACTGATGAACTTCGGTCTGGATCTGGTGATGAAGGCTTTTGCGATGGGCGTAATGTTCTTCTTTTTTAGTTTCAGACTGTTCGATTTTGATATGGGAACCTGGTATTATTGGGTATTGTGTTTCCTTGCAACAGATCTGGCCTATTATTTCCATCATTTGGTAGATCATAAATCCAGGGCTTTTTGGGCAGTACATATTACTCACCATAATTCTGAATATTTTAATTTAACAACTGGATTCCGGAGCCCGGTTTTTCAGCCTTTGTACCGTTATCTCTTTTTCTCTCCTTTGGCTTTTTTAGGTTTCAATCCATGGACAATTATGGTTTGTTATGCTGTTGGTCAGGTTTATGGAACCTGGGTGCATACACAGACTGTAAAAAAAATGGGTTTTTTAGAATACATTCTGGTGACGCCTTCTCACCATAGAGTTCATCATGGATGCAATATCAAATATTTGGATAGAAATATGGGAATGGTTTTTATATTCTGGGATAAAATTTTCGGGACTTTTGAACCTGAAGACCCTAAAGTTCCTGTGAAATTCGGAATTTATCCTAAAATGCCGGATGATGGGCCGATAACGACTTTACTATACGAATGGCAGAAAATAGCAAAAGATCTTAAGCAACCCAATCTTACTATTAAAGACCGCTTTAATTATATATTCAATTCGCCGGGATGGAGGCATGACGGAACAGGAAAAACCGTTAAGGATTACCAACGGGAATATTGGGAGAAAAAGAACAGGAAAAAAGAACAGATTCACGAGAAATCTG
- the rlmN gene encoding 23S rRNA (adenine(2503)-C(2))-methyltransferase RlmN gives MKDIRTLSLDQLKDYFVSLGEKPFRAKQVYDWLWSKNLHSIDEMTNLSKQLRDKISEEYTINPVSVDLLQKSSDGTIKNGVKLHDGLMVESVLIPTETRTTACVSSQVGCSLNCEFCATARLKRMRNLEVAEIVDQVALIDSQSKMYFDRPLSNIVFMGMGEPMMNYKNVVEAIRKITQPEGLGMSPRRITVSTSGIPKMIKMLADEELKVKLALSLHSAIESKRNDIMPFSDKFPLTEIMESLQYWYKKTGSVITFEYCVWKGINDGDEDIKALIRYCKQVPSKVNLIQYNPIGDGKYDQCNKQAEENYIRQLENAGIVCVVRKSRGGDIDAACGQLANKTVD, from the coding sequence ATGAAAGATATCCGTACATTATCATTAGACCAGCTTAAGGACTATTTTGTGTCTTTAGGAGAAAAACCGTTTCGCGCGAAACAGGTGTATGACTGGTTGTGGAGTAAAAACCTCCATTCGATTGATGAGATGACGAATCTTTCAAAACAGCTTCGGGATAAAATCTCTGAAGAATATACCATAAACCCTGTTTCAGTTGATCTGCTTCAGAAAAGTTCTGACGGAACCATTAAAAACGGAGTAAAGCTTCATGACGGTTTAATGGTAGAATCCGTTTTAATTCCAACGGAAACCAGAACAACGGCTTGTGTATCTTCACAGGTAGGCTGCTCTCTGAACTGCGAATTTTGTGCAACAGCGAGACTCAAAAGAATGAGAAATCTTGAAGTTGCAGAAATCGTAGATCAGGTTGCTTTAATAGACAGCCAGAGTAAAATGTATTTCGACAGACCACTTTCCAATATTGTTTTTATGGGAATGGGAGAGCCGATGATGAATTACAAAAATGTTGTGGAAGCCATCAGAAAAATCACCCAGCCGGAAGGTCTAGGAATGTCTCCGAGAAGAATCACCGTTTCTACTTCGGGAATTCCAAAGATGATCAAAATGTTGGCTGACGAAGAATTGAAAGTGAAACTGGCTTTGTCGCTTCACTCGGCAATTGAATCTAAGCGTAACGACATCATGCCTTTCTCGGATAAATTTCCTTTAACAGAAATCATGGAATCTCTTCAATATTGGTACAAGAAAACAGGTTCTGTAATCACTTTTGAATATTGTGTCTGGAAAGGAATCAATGATGGTGATGAAGACATCAAAGCTTTAATCAGATATTGCAAACAGGTTCCTTCTAAAGTGAATCTTATTCAGTATAATCCTATTGGTGACGGAAAATATGATCAATGCAACAAACAAGCAGAAGAAAACTACATTCGTCAGTTAGAAAATGCAGGAATTGTTTGTGTGGTGAGAAAAAGTCGTGGCGGTGATATTGATGCTGCTTGCGGTCAGCTTGCCAATAAGACGGTAGATTAA
- a CDS encoding four helix bundle protein gives MKENDLLTRTFIFGVNCLKFLRSLPNDPESKLIRFQLGKSATSIGANYEESQAGSSKADFKNKVKIALREARESNFWLRILEKLEGYDSEEFKALLNESAELKNILAAIVNNTKL, from the coding sequence ATGAAAGAAAATGATTTACTTACAAGAACTTTTATATTTGGAGTGAATTGTCTTAAGTTTTTAAGATCACTTCCAAATGATCCTGAAAGTAAATTAATAAGATTTCAACTTGGTAAATCAGCAACTTCAATAGGAGCTAATTATGAAGAATCACAAGCCGGATCTTCTAAAGCAGATTTTAAAAATAAAGTGAAAATTGCTTTAAGAGAAGCCAGAGAAAGTAATTTTTGGCTTCGGATTTTAGAAAAATTAGAAGGCTATGATTCTGAAGAATTTAAAGCTTTATTAAATGAAAGTGCTGAATTAAAGAATATTTTAGCTGCAATAGTTAATAATACCAAACTTTAA
- the queA gene encoding tRNA preQ1(34) S-adenosylmethionine ribosyltransferase-isomerase QueA gives MKTSDFNFDLPAELLAEHPSEHRDEARLMVLNRKTETIEHKLFKDVVDYFDEGDLFIFNNTKVFPARLYGNKEKTGAKIEVFLLRELDKETRVWDVLVDPARKIRIGNKLFFTEDESLVAEVIDNTTSRGRTLRFLFDGSYEEFRAKLKELGETPLPKYIKRDVEPEDAERYQTIYAKVEGAVAAPTAGLHFSKHLMKRLEIKGIDFAEVTLHVGLGTFNPIEVEDLSKHKMESEEIFIDEKNAQIINNAVEANKRVCAVGTTTMRTLETSVSSNKKISAFHGWTNKFIYPPHEFGVANCMITNFHTPKSTLIMMIAAFAGRDFVMHAYEEAVKEKYKFYSYGDAMLIL, from the coding sequence ATGAAAACATCAGATTTTAATTTTGATCTTCCTGCAGAATTATTGGCAGAACACCCATCCGAGCACAGAGACGAAGCGAGATTAATGGTTTTGAACAGAAAAACCGAAACTATTGAGCATAAACTGTTCAAAGATGTTGTTGATTATTTCGATGAAGGGGATCTTTTTATTTTCAACAATACTAAAGTTTTTCCGGCGCGTCTTTATGGAAATAAAGAAAAAACAGGAGCTAAGATTGAAGTTTTCTTGTTGAGAGAGCTTGACAAAGAAACTCGTGTTTGGGATGTTTTGGTAGATCCTGCAAGAAAAATCAGAATTGGAAACAAATTATTCTTCACAGAAGATGAATCTTTGGTAGCAGAAGTTATCGATAATACAACTTCAAGAGGGAGAACATTGAGATTTTTATTCGATGGTTCTTACGAAGAATTCAGAGCTAAATTAAAGGAGTTAGGAGAAACTCCGCTTCCAAAATATATCAAAAGAGATGTTGAGCCGGAAGATGCAGAAAGATACCAAACGATCTACGCAAAAGTAGAAGGAGCGGTTGCTGCACCTACTGCAGGTCTTCACTTCTCAAAACATTTGATGAAGAGATTGGAAATCAAAGGAATCGATTTTGCTGAGGTTACGCTTCACGTTGGTTTGGGAACATTCAACCCGATTGAAGTGGAAGATCTTTCTAAGCACAAAATGGAGTCTGAAGAAATCTTCATCGATGAGAAAAACGCTCAGATCATCAACAATGCAGTTGAAGCGAATAAAAGAGTTTGTGCTGTTGGAACTACAACAATGAGAACATTGGAAACTTCAGTTTCTTCAAACAAGAAAATCTCTGCTTTCCACGGTTGGACGAATAAATTCATTTATCCTCCACACGAATTCGGAGTAGCCAACTGTATGATCACTAACTTCCACACGCCAAAATCTACATTAATTATGATGATTGCTGCGTTTGCAGGAAGAGATTTCGTAATGCACGCATACGAAGAAGCCGTAAAAGAAAAGTATAAATTCTACTCTTACGGAGATGCAATGTTGATTTTATAA
- a CDS encoding DNA-deoxyinosine glycosylase has protein sequence MQNRIFSFPPIIDNHSKILILGSIPGVKSLEKQQYYGHPQNKFWKIIFELFNESFTDDYEEKINVLKKHHIALWDVIDSCERKGSLDSEIRNEEANQIEELLEEYPNVHAIFCNGGKSYKNLQKILGKNYKIPVFLLPSTSPLHTISFEKKIEEWKKIINFV, from the coding sequence ATGCAAAACAGAATTTTTTCTTTTCCGCCCATCATTGATAATCATTCTAAAATTTTAATATTAGGCTCAATTCCTGGAGTGAAATCTCTGGAAAAACAACAATATTATGGCCATCCTCAAAATAAATTCTGGAAGATTATCTTTGAATTATTTAATGAAAGCTTCACTGATGATTATGAGGAAAAGATTAATGTTTTAAAAAAACACCATATTGCACTTTGGGATGTTATCGATTCCTGTGAAAGAAAAGGAAGTCTTGATTCAGAAATAAGAAATGAAGAAGCAAATCAGATTGAAGAGCTTTTGGAAGAATATCCGAATGTCCACGCAATCTTTTGTAATGGTGGGAAATCTTACAAGAATTTGCAGAAAATTTTAGGTAAGAATTATAAAATTCCTGTATTTTTATTACCCTCAACAAGTCCGCTACATACGATTTCTTTTGAGAAAAAAATAGAAGAATGGAAAAAAATAATAAATTTTGTGTAG
- a CDS encoding S9 family peptidase, with the protein MKLKYSLLALAAPLLMNAQQVMTPEILWTLKKVGVQAVSPDQSSLIYKVGQVDLKTEKTKSENYFLNVLNNQSTKIDFGKKALIQWDKNGIYAQEGDKIFLSKDSGKTWSEFYTIGEADNVVISPDGKKIAFSKQVLVEKVMGKDKYSDTPKTTAQVYTDLNHRHWDYFNEGKYNHVFVVNTSDKVDAAKDLLEGKMWDSPQRPFGGAEDFIWSPDSAQLLYVTKPKSGAAYSTSTNTDIFAYDLASGTTKNLTEANKGYDVNPKFSPDGKSLIWQSMARDGYEADKNDVKIMDWKSGKISNLTSGWDESVSGDVFWSGDSKTIYFTAAFRGTKQLFSLDPKSAKVQQITRGDFDVNEIFADQKSSLLVGRTDINHATDIFSVNIKNGEMKQITEANKDMYSKLAQGKSELKMVKTSDGKEMGVWFHYPPNFDPNKKYPTLVYCQGGPQSALTQFFSTRWNFALMAANGYIVVAPNRRGMPGWGTKWNEEISRDWGGQPMRDYLAATDYAKTLPYVDGDRVAAVGASYGGYSVFMLAGIHENRFKTFIAHDGLFDMKSWYLTTEELWFANWDLGSPWEKPLPKAYTEFNPSNYVEKWNKPIMIVQGGIDFRVPYEQGQEAFQAAKLRGLKSKLVYFPNENHWVLHPQNGLVWQREFFDWLKETL; encoded by the coding sequence ATGAAACTTAAGTACAGTCTGCTGGCTTTGGCAGCTCCGCTTTTAATGAATGCACAACAAGTAATGACGCCTGAAATCCTATGGACTTTGAAAAAAGTTGGAGTACAGGCAGTTTCACCGGATCAGTCCTCACTTATCTATAAAGTGGGGCAGGTTGATCTTAAAACCGAAAAAACAAAAAGTGAGAACTATTTCCTAAATGTTCTTAATAATCAGTCCACAAAAATTGATTTTGGTAAAAAAGCACTTATTCAGTGGGATAAAAACGGAATCTATGCCCAGGAAGGTGACAAGATTTTTCTTTCCAAAGACAGTGGTAAAACATGGTCGGAATTTTACACAATCGGGGAAGCTGATAATGTGGTAATTTCTCCTGATGGTAAAAAAATTGCTTTCAGTAAGCAGGTTTTGGTGGAAAAAGTAATGGGAAAAGACAAATATTCTGATACTCCCAAAACTACGGCGCAAGTGTATACAGATTTGAACCACAGACATTGGGATTACTTTAACGAAGGGAAATACAATCATGTTTTTGTAGTCAACACTTCAGATAAAGTGGATGCTGCAAAAGACTTATTGGAAGGAAAAATGTGGGATTCTCCTCAAAGGCCTTTTGGCGGAGCAGAAGATTTCATCTGGAGCCCGGATTCTGCACAACTTTTATACGTTACAAAACCTAAAAGCGGCGCAGCATATTCTACAAGTACCAATACAGATATTTTCGCTTATGATTTGGCTTCAGGAACTACAAAAAACCTGACAGAAGCTAATAAAGGATATGATGTAAACCCAAAATTCAGTCCGGACGGAAAATCTTTAATCTGGCAGAGCATGGCAAGAGACGGCTATGAAGCGGATAAGAACGATGTGAAAATCATGGACTGGAAATCAGGAAAAATTTCAAACTTAACGAGCGGTTGGGATGAAAGCGTTTCCGGAGATGTTTTCTGGAGCGGAGATTCTAAAACGATTTATTTCACTGCAGCTTTCAGAGGGACAAAACAATTGTTCTCATTAGATCCGAAAAGTGCTAAAGTGCAGCAGATTACGAGAGGTGATTTTGACGTGAATGAAATCTTTGCAGATCAGAAAAGCTCACTTTTAGTAGGAAGAACTGACATTAACCATGCAACGGATATTTTCTCTGTCAATATTAAAAACGGAGAAATGAAGCAGATCACTGAAGCGAATAAAGATATGTATTCAAAATTAGCTCAAGGAAAATCTGAACTGAAAATGGTGAAAACTTCCGACGGAAAAGAAATGGGAGTATGGTTCCATTACCCGCCGAACTTCGATCCGAATAAAAAATACCCGACTTTGGTATATTGTCAAGGGGGACCGCAATCTGCATTAACCCAGTTTTTCAGTACAAGATGGAATTTTGCTTTAATGGCAGCAAATGGATACATTGTTGTGGCGCCAAACAGAAGAGGAATGCCGGGTTGGGGAACAAAATGGAATGAAGAAATCTCGAGAGATTGGGGTGGACAACCGATGAGGGATTATCTGGCAGCTACAGATTATGCTAAAACTTTACCTTACGTAGATGGAGACAGGGTAGCAGCTGTAGGAGCAAGTTATGGTGGTTACAGCGTATTTATGTTGGCTGGAATTCATGAGAACAGATTCAAAACATTTATCGCTCACGATGGATTATTTGATATGAAATCTTGGTATTTAACGACTGAAGAACTTTGGTTTGCAAACTGGGATTTAGGTTCTCCTTGGGAAAAACCTTTGCCAAAAGCATATACGGAATTCAATCCGAGTAATTATGTAGAGAAATGGAATAAGCCAATTATGATTGTTCAGGGAGGAATTGATTTTAGAGTTCCTTACGAACAAGGTCAGGAAGCTTTCCAGGCTGCTAAATTGAGAGGGTTGAAATCCAAACTGGTATACTTTCCGAACGAAAATCACTGGGTTCTTCATCCACAAAACGGGTTGGTTTGGCAGAGAGAATTCTTTGACTGGTTGAAAGAAACTTTGTAA
- a CDS encoding phage holin family protein: MNFIIRLLITAIVAYLLTKILPGVHFEGFSTAIIFAIVLGVLNVIVKPILSLFGLPLTIITLGFFALVINALIILLADYFIDSMEIDGFWWAFLFSILLSIITSLANSMFSDGD, translated from the coding sequence ATGAACTTCATTATCCGATTACTGATCACTGCCATTGTAGCATATCTTCTCACTAAAATTTTGCCGGGAGTACATTTTGAAGGATTTAGCACAGCCATTATTTTTGCCATCGTTTTAGGGGTGCTGAATGTAATCGTAAAACCGATACTAAGCTTATTCGGATTGCCACTTACTATTATTACATTAGGTTTCTTCGCTTTGGTAATTAATGCTTTAATTATCTTATTAGCAGATTATTTTATTGATAGCATGGAAATCGATGGATTTTGGTGGGCATTTCTTTTCAGTATTTTGCTGTCAATTATTACTTCTTTGGCCAATTCAATGTTTTCAGATGGAGATTAA
- a CDS encoding PaaI family thioesterase, with product MTSEKKQLILDSFSRSETLKFYKAELLAVETDYISIKIPKMEMMTRKAGMFNGAMIASLVDVSSGYAAVSHYEEDCYVVTVELKVNYLRPAIGEALVSKSYVVKGGGKISVVRTEIYVVDENGGNESHVATSLVTMMKIK from the coding sequence ATGACTTCAGAAAAAAAACAGCTCATTTTAGATAGCTTCAGCCGCTCCGAAACCCTGAAATTTTACAAAGCAGAATTATTAGCTGTGGAAACGGATTATATTTCAATTAAAATTCCAAAGATGGAAATGATGACCAGAAAAGCAGGAATGTTCAACGGAGCCATGATCGCTTCTCTGGTGGATGTTTCTTCGGGATATGCTGCTGTAAGTCATTATGAAGAAGACTGCTATGTGGTGACGGTTGAGCTGAAAGTCAATTATTTAAGACCGGCAATAGGAGAGGCATTGGTTTCAAAATCTTATGTGGTAAAAGGAGGAGGAAAGATAAGTGTCGTAAGAACAGAGATTTATGTTGTGGATGAAAATGGGGGAAATGAAAGCCATGTAGCGACATCATTAGTGACCATGATGAAGATAAAATAA
- a CDS encoding helix-turn-helix domain-containing protein, translating into MSNELIYRFIKPEKSLTDFVYGYSSLQNLSTFKEGVIIPNGKIDLLFCKTTDNRFQIVLMGLETQPKPMPETEFSDFFAISFNPLALEYILHQSIAEFVNSGKELPNNFWDFSIDDLNDFEQFCAKASRKIKALLPEDIDERKRKLFELIFATHGEITVKDLSEKIFWSERQINRYFNKQLGISLKYYCKILRFQASLHHIKDGNLFPQLNFTDQSHFIKEIKKLSGVSPKELFKNQNDRFLQFLVYHTS; encoded by the coding sequence ATGAGCAACGAATTAATCTACCGATTCATCAAACCTGAAAAATCTCTTACCGATTTTGTGTATGGTTATTCCTCGTTGCAAAACCTGTCAACATTCAAAGAAGGAGTGATCATTCCCAACGGAAAAATCGATCTGCTATTCTGTAAAACCACCGATAACCGGTTTCAAATTGTTTTGATGGGACTGGAAACTCAACCTAAACCAATGCCGGAAACGGAATTTTCAGATTTTTTCGCGATCAGTTTCAATCCTCTTGCATTAGAATATATTCTTCATCAGTCCATTGCAGAATTTGTGAACAGCGGAAAAGAATTACCCAATAATTTCTGGGATTTCAGTATTGATGATCTTAACGATTTTGAACAATTTTGTGCGAAAGCTTCTCGAAAAATAAAAGCCTTATTGCCTGAAGACATTGATGAACGAAAACGCAAATTATTTGAGCTTATTTTTGCAACCCATGGAGAAATCACGGTTAAAGACCTCTCGGAAAAGATCTTTTGGAGCGAACGTCAGATCAACCGCTATTTTAATAAACAATTAGGAATCTCTTTAAAGTATTACTGTAAAATTTTACGTTTTCAGGCTTCTCTTCATCATATTAAAGATGGAAACCTTTTTCCGCAGCTTAATTTTACAGACCAGTCTCATTTCATAAAAGAAATCAAAAAACTTTCCGGAGTTTCTCCTAAAGAACTATTTAAAAATCAAAACGACCGATTTTTACAATTTCTGGTGTATCACACCTCCTAA
- a CDS encoding FAD-dependent oxidoreductase, which translates to MLIKDKSIAIVGGGPGGLTLARLLQLKGADVKVYERDLNKNARVQGAPLDLHDNSGLAAIRKADLLEEFKQNYLVGADRELIVNENAEIFFSDHEGKPEENFGHQHFRPEIDRGTLRKILLESLQPETVVWDSHFVSMEKQNEGWLLHFKNNTTVYADIVIACDGANSKIRPYITDSKAFYTGIIMLEGNILQAKKNAPKVNALLKGGKIMAFGNKKNLLMGQKGNGDIGFYASFKTDESWVTKSGLDYNDKAQMLDWFKSTYPEWNPMWLELFENAETPFIPRPIYCIPFDQTWEAQSNLTLIGDAAHVMPPFAGEGVNMAMLDALELSECLTSDQYKTLQEAISEYEIQMRKRAALIAKESLDNGELMHAENALENMLNFFNGPHE; encoded by the coding sequence ATGCTTATAAAAGATAAATCAATTGCCATTGTGGGCGGTGGTCCGGGAGGATTAACATTAGCAAGACTGTTACAGCTAAAAGGTGCCGATGTAAAAGTATATGAAAGGGATCTTAATAAAAATGCACGCGTTCAGGGAGCTCCTCTTGATCTACATGACAACTCAGGATTGGCTGCAATCCGTAAAGCAGATCTGCTGGAAGAATTCAAACAGAATTATCTTGTGGGAGCCGACAGAGAGCTTATCGTTAATGAAAATGCAGAAATATTTTTCAGTGACCATGAAGGCAAACCTGAAGAAAATTTCGGGCATCAGCATTTCCGCCCGGAAATCGACCGTGGAACATTAAGGAAGATCTTACTGGAATCTTTACAACCTGAAACCGTAGTTTGGGACAGCCATTTCGTTTCTATGGAAAAACAGAATGAAGGATGGCTTTTACATTTCAAAAACAACACAACAGTATACGCAGATATTGTGATTGCCTGTGACGGAGCCAACTCAAAAATCCGTCCTTATATCACTGACAGCAAAGCTTTCTATACCGGTATCATCATGCTTGAAGGAAATATTCTGCAGGCCAAAAAGAATGCTCCAAAAGTTAATGCCTTATTGAAGGGCGGGAAAATAATGGCCTTCGGAAACAAAAAAAATCTTCTGATGGGCCAAAAAGGAAACGGTGATATTGGATTCTACGCAAGCTTTAAAACTGATGAGAGCTGGGTAACAAAAAGCGGTTTAGATTATAATGACAAAGCTCAAATGCTGGATTGGTTCAAATCTACTTATCCGGAATGGAATCCTATGTGGCTTGAATTATTTGAAAATGCAGAAACGCCCTTTATTCCACGTCCGATTTACTGTATTCCTTTTGATCAGACTTGGGAAGCCCAATCCAACTTAACCTTAATCGGAGATGCTGCTCACGTAATGCCTCCGTTTGCCGGAGAAGGCGTTAACATGGCCATGCTGGATGCATTGGAATTAAGCGAATGTTTGACATCAGATCAATATAAAACTTTACAGGAAGCTATTTCCGAATATGAAATTCAGATGCGAAAAAGAGCTGCTCTTATTGCAAAAGAATCTCTCGACAATGGAGAATTGATGCATGCTGAAAACGCTCTTGAAAATATGCTGAATTTTTTCAACGGGCCTCATGAATAA
- a CDS encoding type IA DNA topoisomerase, producing MKLCIAEKPSVARDIAKVLGATTPKQGYMEGNGYCVTWTFGHLCTLKEPHDYGPQYKSWNLFLLPIIPNNFGIKLIPNKGVENQFKVIERLVEECDEVINCGDAGQEGELIQRWVLQKAKCNKPVQRLWISSLTEEAIKEGFASLKPAEDYKNLYLAGNARAIGDWLLGINATRLFTKKFGGNKAVLSIGRVQTPTLAMLVQRQKEIDAFTTEEYWELKTKYRDVIFNAAIDRLKTLERAEKGLEYLKVNPFEIVSFEIKEGKEKNPRLFDLTGLQVEANKKYGYSAENTLNYIQSLYEKKHVTYPRVDTTYLSESLYPKIEGILRKMYFYQDLISPLLEAPIPKSKAVFDDTKVTDHHAIIPTEVPPSQNLSREEKLIYDLIAKRFIAVFYPECKISNTLVEGKVGTIPFKTSGRQILEPGWRAVYAKEPKEESNDKEKEKEEEQTIPEFTVGETGPHDPMIHQGKTSPPKPYTEATLLRAMETAGKQVEDEELRELLKTNGIGRPSTRANIIETLFKRKYIEKKRKNLIATHTGIQLIDTIEDELLKSPELTGEWELKLRKIESGEYEANQFKEELIQMVTELTKKVVDGKGKVITLEEEKVEVKEKKKREPAVKKELQSWEETQCPKCKAHHLMKGKTAVGCSDFKNCGFKVNFEIFGKKLSDKQLMDLVLKGKTSKLKGFSSHPESVTEGVLSFNDQFTVIIP from the coding sequence ATGAAACTTTGTATTGCCGAAAAACCCAGTGTTGCCAGAGATATCGCTAAAGTATTGGGCGCTACCACTCCGAAGCAGGGCTATATGGAAGGAAACGGCTATTGTGTGACATGGACGTTCGGACATCTTTGTACCCTGAAAGAACCTCATGATTACGGCCCGCAGTACAAATCCTGGAATTTGTTTTTGTTGCCGATCATTCCTAACAACTTTGGGATCAAACTAATTCCCAATAAAGGCGTTGAAAACCAGTTTAAAGTGATTGAAAGGTTAGTCGAGGAATGTGATGAGGTCATTAACTGTGGGGATGCCGGTCAGGAGGGAGAACTGATTCAGAGATGGGTGTTGCAGAAGGCAAAATGCAACAAGCCGGTTCAGCGTTTGTGGATTTCTTCTCTTACCGAAGAAGCGATTAAAGAAGGTTTTGCAAGCTTAAAACCAGCCGAAGATTACAAAAATCTGTATCTAGCAGGAAATGCAAGAGCGATCGGAGATTGGTTATTGGGAATCAATGCGACACGACTTTTTACGAAAAAATTCGGAGGGAATAAAGCGGTTCTTTCCATCGGTAGAGTTCAGACGCCTACATTGGCGATGCTGGTTCAGCGTCAAAAAGAAATTGATGCCTTTACCACCGAAGAATATTGGGAACTTAAAACCAAATACCGGGATGTTATTTTCAACGCGGCGATCGACCGTTTAAAAACCTTGGAACGTGCTGAAAAAGGATTGGAATATCTGAAAGTAAATCCTTTTGAGATCGTTTCTTTCGAAATTAAAGAAGGAAAAGAAAAAAATCCGCGACTTTTCGATTTGACGGGACTTCAGGTCGAAGCCAATAAAAAATATGGGTATTCTGCAGAGAATACGTTGAATTATATTCAGAGTTTATACGAGAAAAAGCACGTGACCTATCCCCGTGTTGATACAACCTATCTATCCGAAAGTTTATATCCTAAAATAGAAGGGATTTTGCGAAAAATGTATTTCTATCAGGATTTAATATCACCTCTGCTGGAAGCTCCGATTCCGAAGTCAAAAGCGGTTTTTGATGATACCAAAGTTACCGATCACCATGCGATCATTCCAACTGAAGTTCCACCGTCTCAAAATCTGAGCAGGGAAGAAAAGCTGATTTATGATTTGATTGCCAAACGTTTCATTGCTGTTTTTTATCCTGAATGTAAAATTTCAAATACTTTGGTAGAAGGAAAAGTGGGAACAATTCCTTTCAAAACCAGTGGAAGACAGATTCTTGAACCGGGATGGAGAGCCGTTTATGCTAAAGAACCCAAAGAAGAATCCAACGATAAAGAAAAAGAGAAGGAAGAAGAACAAACGATTCCGGAATTCACCGTTGGAGAAACGGGACCTCACGATCCGATGATTCATCAGGGGAAAACTTCACCGCCAAAACCTTATACGGAAGCAACCCTTTTGAGAGCTATGGAAACGGCCGGAAAACAGGTGGAAGATGAAGAACTCCGGGAATTGCTAAAAACCAATGGAATTGGTAGACCATCAACGCGAGCCAACATTATCGAAACCCTTTTCAAACGAAAATATATTGAAAAGAAAAGGAAAAACTTAATTGCCACTCATACCGGAATTCAATTAATTGACACGATTGAAGATGAATTGCTGAAAAGTCCCGAACTGACAGGGGAATGGGAATTGAAACTTCGTAAAATTGAAAGCGGCGAATATGAAGCCAATCAGTTTAAAGAAGAACTGATCCAGATGGTAACCGAACTCACTAAAAAAGTAGTGGACGGAAAAGGAAAAGTGATTACCCTGGAAGAAGAAAAAGTGGAGGTTAAAGAAAAGAAAAAGAGGGAACCTGCCGTTAAAAAAGAACTTCAATCCTGGGAAGAAACCCAATGCCCGAAATGCAAAGCTCATCATTTAATGAAAGGGAAAACAGCTGTCGGTTGCTCAGATTTTAAGAATTGTGGATTTAAAGTGAATTTTGAAATCTTCGGAAAAAAATTATCGGATAAACAGTTGATGGATTTAGTGTTAAAAGGCAAAACATCAAAATTAAAAGGGTTCAGCTCACATCCTGAAAGTGTGACGGAAGGAGTTTTATCTTTTAATGATCAGTTTACTGTCATTATTCCTTAA